One part of the Tissierellales bacterium genome encodes these proteins:
- a CDS encoding phage scaffolding protein, with translation MDWLKKLLETLKLGEHYAAIEEGIKKQGFLSKDEADALKKQVSTQKKTIKERDDQLETLSKKVGNNEELQSEIDKLKKENQSSTEKYEKELQSQSFNFALDTALRNSKVKNPKALKALLNIDNIKLDGETMIGLDDQLKTLKESDAYLFEDESSASTGSQGNHKRNPDTSNKDDEGSMGKRLASLNTETKTDAVKAATETYFG, from the coding sequence ATGGATTGGTTAAAAAAATTACTAGAAACACTAAAACTTGGAGAGCACTATGCAGCTATAGAAGAGGGCATTAAGAAACAAGGCTTTTTATCTAAAGATGAAGCTGATGCACTAAAAAAACAGGTATCTACTCAAAAGAAGACTATAAAAGAGAGAGATGACCAGCTTGAAACACTTTCAAAGAAGGTTGGAAATAATGAAGAACTTCAAAGTGAAATTGATAAACTGAAAAAAGAAAATCAAAGTTCGACAGAGAAATATGAAAAAGAGCTGCAGTCACAGTCATTTAATTTTGCTCTAGATACAGCTCTTAGAAATAGCAAAGTAAAGAATCCTAAAGCATTGAAGGCATTACTCAATATTGACAATATAAAGCTAGATGGTGAAACAATGATTGGTTTAGATGATCAGCTTAAGACTCTAAAAGAATCAGATGCATATCTGTTTGAAGATGAAAGCAGTGCTTCAACTGGAAGTCAGGGCAATCATAAAAGAAATCCAGATACTTCAAATAAGGATGATGAAGGCAGTATGGGCAAGCGCCTAGCATCGCTTAATACTGAAACTAAAACAGATGCAGTTAAAGCTGCAACAGAAACATACTTTGGATAG